The Delphinus delphis chromosome 2, mDelDel1.2, whole genome shotgun sequence genome contains a region encoding:
- the NR2F2 gene encoding COUP transcription factor 2 isoform X2: MQAVWDLEQGKYGFAVQRGRMPPTQPTHGQFALTNGDPLNCHSYLSGYISLLLRAEPYPTSRFGSQCMQPNNIMGIENICELAARMLFSAVEWARNIPFFPDLQITDQVALLRLTWSELFVLNAAQCSMPLHVAPLLAAAGLHASPMSADRVVAFMDHIRIFQEQVEKLKALHVDSAEYSCLKAIVLFTSDACGLSDVAHVESLQEKSQCALEEYVRSQYPNQPTRFGKLLLRLPSLRTVSSSVIEQLFFVRLVGKTPIETLIRDMLLSGSSFNWPYMAIQ; encoded by the exons CGGTGCAGAGGGGCAGGATGCCGCCCACCCAGCCGACCCACGGGCAGTTTGCGCTGACCAACGGGGACCCCCTCAACTGCCACTCGTACCTGTCCGGATATATTTCTCTGCTGCTGCGCGCCGAACCCTATCCCACGTCGCGCTTCGGCAGCCAGTGCATGCAGCCCAACAACATCATGGGCATCGAGAACATTTGCGAACTGGCCGCGCGGATGCTCTTCAGCGCCGTCGAGTGGGCCCGGAACATCCCCTTCTTCCCTGACCTGCAGATCACCGACCAGGTGGCCCTGCTTCGCCTCACCTGGAGCGAGCTGTTCGTGCTGAACGCGGCACAGTGCTCCATGCCCCTCCACGTCGCCCCGCTACTGGCCGCCGCCGGCCTACACGCCTCGCCCATGTCCGCCGACCGGGTGGTCGCCTTTATGGACCACATACGGATCTTCCAAGAGCAAGTGGAGAAGCTCAAAGCGCTGCACGTCGACTCCGCCGAGTACAGCTGCCTCAAGGCCATAGTCCTGTTCACCTCAG ATGCCTGTGGTCTCTCTGATGTAGCCCATGTGGAAAGCTTGCAGGAAAAGTCCCAGTGTGCTTTGGAAGAATACGTTAGGAGCCAGTACCCCAACCAACCAACGCGATTCGGAAAGCTTTTGCTTCGTCTCCCTTCCCTCCGCACGGTCTCCTCCTCAGTCATAGAGCAATTGTTTTTCGTCCGTTTGGTAGGTAAAACCCCCATCGAAACCCTCATCCGGGATATGTTACTGTCCGGCAGCAGTTTTAACTGGCCGTATATggcaattcaataa
- the NR2F2 gene encoding COUP transcription factor 2 isoform X3: MPPTQPTHGQFALTNGDPLNCHSYLSGYISLLLRAEPYPTSRFGSQCMQPNNIMGIENICELAARMLFSAVEWARNIPFFPDLQITDQVALLRLTWSELFVLNAAQCSMPLHVAPLLAAAGLHASPMSADRVVAFMDHIRIFQEQVEKLKALHVDSAEYSCLKAIVLFTSDACGLSDVAHVESLQEKSQCALEEYVRSQYPNQPTRFGKLLLRLPSLRTVSSSVIEQLFFVRLVGKTPIETLIRDMLLSGSSFNWPYMAIQ, from the exons ATGCCGCCCACCCAGCCGACCCACGGGCAGTTTGCGCTGACCAACGGGGACCCCCTCAACTGCCACTCGTACCTGTCCGGATATATTTCTCTGCTGCTGCGCGCCGAACCCTATCCCACGTCGCGCTTCGGCAGCCAGTGCATGCAGCCCAACAACATCATGGGCATCGAGAACATTTGCGAACTGGCCGCGCGGATGCTCTTCAGCGCCGTCGAGTGGGCCCGGAACATCCCCTTCTTCCCTGACCTGCAGATCACCGACCAGGTGGCCCTGCTTCGCCTCACCTGGAGCGAGCTGTTCGTGCTGAACGCGGCACAGTGCTCCATGCCCCTCCACGTCGCCCCGCTACTGGCCGCCGCCGGCCTACACGCCTCGCCCATGTCCGCCGACCGGGTGGTCGCCTTTATGGACCACATACGGATCTTCCAAGAGCAAGTGGAGAAGCTCAAAGCGCTGCACGTCGACTCCGCCGAGTACAGCTGCCTCAAGGCCATAGTCCTGTTCACCTCAG ATGCCTGTGGTCTCTCTGATGTAGCCCATGTGGAAAGCTTGCAGGAAAAGTCCCAGTGTGCTTTGGAAGAATACGTTAGGAGCCAGTACCCCAACCAACCAACGCGATTCGGAAAGCTTTTGCTTCGTCTCCCTTCCCTCCGCACGGTCTCCTCCTCAGTCATAGAGCAATTGTTTTTCGTCCGTTTGGTAGGTAAAACCCCCATCGAAACCCTCATCCGGGATATGTTACTGTCCGGCAGCAGTTTTAACTGGCCGTATATggcaattcaataa
- the NR2F2 gene encoding COUP transcription factor 2 isoform X1 produces the protein MAMVVSTWRDPQDEVPGSQGSQASQAPPVPGPPPGAPHTPQTPGQGGPASTPAQTAAGGQGGPGGPGGDKQQQQQHIECVVCGDKSSGKHYGQFTCEGCKSFFKRSVRRNLSYTCRANRNCPIDQHHRNQCQYCRLKKCLKVGMRREAVQRGRMPPTQPTHGQFALTNGDPLNCHSYLSGYISLLLRAEPYPTSRFGSQCMQPNNIMGIENICELAARMLFSAVEWARNIPFFPDLQITDQVALLRLTWSELFVLNAAQCSMPLHVAPLLAAAGLHASPMSADRVVAFMDHIRIFQEQVEKLKALHVDSAEYSCLKAIVLFTSDACGLSDVAHVESLQEKSQCALEEYVRSQYPNQPTRFGKLLLRLPSLRTVSSSVIEQLFFVRLVGKTPIETLIRDMLLSGSSFNWPYMAIQ, from the exons ATGGCAATGGTAGTCAGCACGTGGCGCGACCCCCAGGACGAGGTGCCCGGCTCTCAGGGCAGCCAGGCCTCGCAGGCGCCGCCTGTGCCCGGCCCGCCGCCCGGCGCCCCGCACACGCCACAGACGCCCGGCCAAGGGGGCCCGGCCAGCACGCCGGCCCAGACGGCGGCCGGCGGCCAGGGCGGCCCTGGCGGTCCGGGCGGTgacaagcagcagcagcagcagcacatcGAGTGCGTGGTGTGCGGGGACAAGTCGAGCGGCAAGCACTACGGCCAGTTCACGTGCGAGGGCTGCAAGAGCTTCTTCAAGCGCAGCGTGCGGAGGAACCTGAGCTACACGTGCCGCGCCAACCGGAACTGTCCCATCGACCAGCACCACCGCAACCAGTGCCAGTACTGCCGCCTCAAAAAGTGCCTCAAAGTGGGCATGAGACGGGAAG CGGTGCAGAGGGGCAGGATGCCGCCCACCCAGCCGACCCACGGGCAGTTTGCGCTGACCAACGGGGACCCCCTCAACTGCCACTCGTACCTGTCCGGATATATTTCTCTGCTGCTGCGCGCCGAACCCTATCCCACGTCGCGCTTCGGCAGCCAGTGCATGCAGCCCAACAACATCATGGGCATCGAGAACATTTGCGAACTGGCCGCGCGGATGCTCTTCAGCGCCGTCGAGTGGGCCCGGAACATCCCCTTCTTCCCTGACCTGCAGATCACCGACCAGGTGGCCCTGCTTCGCCTCACCTGGAGCGAGCTGTTCGTGCTGAACGCGGCACAGTGCTCCATGCCCCTCCACGTCGCCCCGCTACTGGCCGCCGCCGGCCTACACGCCTCGCCCATGTCCGCCGACCGGGTGGTCGCCTTTATGGACCACATACGGATCTTCCAAGAGCAAGTGGAGAAGCTCAAAGCGCTGCACGTCGACTCCGCCGAGTACAGCTGCCTCAAGGCCATAGTCCTGTTCACCTCAG ATGCCTGTGGTCTCTCTGATGTAGCCCATGTGGAAAGCTTGCAGGAAAAGTCCCAGTGTGCTTTGGAAGAATACGTTAGGAGCCAGTACCCCAACCAACCAACGCGATTCGGAAAGCTTTTGCTTCGTCTCCCTTCCCTCCGCACGGTCTCCTCCTCAGTCATAGAGCAATTGTTTTTCGTCCGTTTGGTAGGTAAAACCCCCATCGAAACCCTCATCCGGGATATGTTACTGTCCGGCAGCAGTTTTAACTGGCCGTATATggcaattcaataa